The following are encoded together in the Oscillospiraceae bacterium genome:
- the infB gene encoding translation initiation factor IF-2 codes for MSEERIIKVGALAKDLQAKPKDIITVLKDQTGIVKTTSASLDEKDVNVILDWYSKKTQIPDIDKYLKGELYITSPAAERARAEKAAAAEKAEADKVAEEKAAAEKAVADKAEADRAAAEKAAADKAAAEKAALQLKSEKQSQQIQHLPQQNTRKLQDHPNRQNEFPKTQKGAASVPYTDNSRRSIKQSPDRFVRPTDVKKAAEQKKENKKPSDNHRIAPIIPAPGTPTTVVTAKRDLRIIDTRSNDVDLSKYDERIYDIAGGHEDSNAAHSRRSSQNRPGQRPGFKKGKPAKNTRRQEPVRAKAPSVIHLPEELSVSDLARELRIKTGDVLKKLISGGFMANLNSAIDFETAQIIADEYGVTAEKEHIVTIEEKLIDTSEDKSEKLIPRSPVVVVMGHVDHGKTSLLDAIRHTNVTEGEAGGITQHIGAYRVKINGKEITFLDTPGHAAFTSMRARGAQVTDIAVLVVAADDGIMPQTIEAINHAKAAGVSIIVAINKMDKRGANPDAVMQELTKYDLVPEEWGGDVICVPVSAVTKMGIDKLLESILLVAEMAELKANPNRLAKGVVIEAKLDKGRGPVATMLIQNGTLHNGDIIIAGSTVGKVRAMLDDKGATISEAGPSVPVEILGLSEVPNAGDIVNAVEDERMARTLADQRRAEKKEDEFRSNAKVSLNDLFNQIKEGIKELNIIVKADVQGSAEAVKASLEKISNDEVRVHVIHSGVGGITESDVMLASASNAIIVGFNVRPDKNASDLASRDSVDLRTYRIIYECIGEIEAAMKGLLAPKFVENVIGRAEVRQTIRVPNIGIIAGSYVLDGKVTRNAQIRVLRDNIVIFEDKISSLRRFKDDAKEVATGYECGIALERFSDIKEGDILEAFIMEEIAK; via the coding sequence ATGTCAGAAGAAAGAATAATAAAAGTCGGCGCGCTTGCAAAGGATCTGCAGGCAAAGCCGAAGGACATCATAACCGTATTGAAGGATCAGACCGGCATCGTCAAGACCACCTCGGCTTCACTTGACGAAAAAGACGTAAACGTGATCCTCGATTGGTATTCGAAAAAGACCCAGATACCTGATATAGATAAGTATCTCAAGGGTGAGCTTTATATAACCTCACCGGCCGCCGAACGCGCCCGCGCTGAAAAAGCCGCGGCCGCAGAAAAAGCCGAAGCGGATAAAGTCGCCGAAGAAAAAGCGGCGGCGGAAAAAGCTGTCGCGGATAAAGCGGAAGCAGACAGAGCTGCGGCGGAAAAAGCTGCCGCAGATAAGGCCGCAGCTGAAAAAGCGGCTTTGCAGCTGAAAAGTGAAAAACAGTCGCAGCAGATTCAACATTTGCCGCAGCAGAATACGCGTAAACTCCAGGATCATCCAAACCGTCAGAATGAATTTCCTAAAACGCAAAAGGGAGCAGCTTCAGTGCCATATACCGACAACAGCCGCCGCAGCATAAAGCAATCACCTGATCGCTTCGTCAGACCAACAGATGTAAAAAAAGCAGCAGAGCAGAAAAAAGAAAACAAGAAACCGTCGGATAACCACCGTATAGCGCCGATTATCCCCGCGCCCGGCACTCCCACAACTGTAGTCACGGCAAAAAGAGACCTTCGTATTATCGATACCAGATCAAATGACGTCGATTTATCAAAATACGATGAGAGAATATATGATATAGCGGGAGGACATGAAGATAGTAATGCTGCCCATTCTCGCCGCTCTTCTCAGAACCGGCCCGGGCAGAGGCCTGGATTTAAAAAAGGCAAGCCCGCAAAGAACACACGTCGTCAGGAGCCTGTCCGCGCAAAAGCTCCATCCGTCATTCATCTTCCGGAAGAGCTTTCGGTCAGCGATCTTGCCAGAGAGCTCAGAATTAAAACCGGTGATGTCTTAAAAAAGCTCATTTCCGGCGGTTTTATGGCAAATCTGAATTCGGCTATAGATTTTGAAACGGCTCAGATCATCGCAGACGAGTACGGAGTCACCGCAGAAAAGGAACATATTGTAACAATTGAAGAAAAACTTATCGATACGAGCGAAGATAAGAGCGAAAAGCTCATTCCGAGAAGCCCGGTCGTAGTTGTTATGGGACATGTTGACCACGGCAAAACAAGCCTGCTCGATGCCATCCGTCACACCAACGTAACTGAAGGCGAAGCCGGAGGCATAACTCAGCATATAGGCGCATACCGCGTTAAAATCAACGGCAAGGAAATCACCTTCCTCGACACTCCCGGACATGCCGCGTTTACCTCAATGCGTGCCCGCGGCGCCCAGGTGACCGATATCGCCGTACTTGTGGTTGCCGCTGACGATGGTATAATGCCGCAAACCATTGAGGCGATAAACCACGCTAAAGCGGCCGGAGTATCAATAATAGTCGCCATAAATAAAATGGATAAACGCGGCGCAAACCCCGATGCTGTTATGCAGGAGCTCACAAAGTATGACCTCGTTCCAGAAGAATGGGGAGGCGATGTGATTTGCGTTCCGGTCTCTGCTGTTACAAAAATGGGCATTGACAAGCTGCTCGAATCGATCTTGCTTGTTGCGGAAATGGCGGAGCTTAAAGCCAATCCCAACAGGTTGGCAAAAGGCGTCGTTATAGAAGCAAAGCTTGATAAGGGCAGAGGACCGGTTGCCACAATGCTCATACAAAACGGCACGCTTCACAACGGAGACATAATTATAGCGGGCAGCACGGTAGGCAAAGTACGCGCTATGCTCGACGATAAGGGCGCAACGATATCTGAAGCAGGGCCTTCGGTTCCGGTCGAAATTCTCGGACTTTCCGAAGTCCCCAACGCAGGAGATATTGTAAACGCAGTAGAAGATGAAAGAATGGCACGCACGCTGGCTGATCAGCGCCGCGCCGAAAAGAAAGAAGACGAATTCCGCTCCAACGCGAAGGTTTCGCTTAACGATCTCTTCAACCAGATAAAGGAAGGGATAAAGGAGCTGAACATTATCGTAAAAGCCGACGTTCAAGGCTCCGCGGAAGCAGTCAAAGCATCACTTGAAAAGATATCCAACGATGAGGTCAGAGTCCATGTGATACACAGCGGAGTCGGCGGTATAACCGAATCCGATGTCATGCTCGCGAGCGCCTCAAACGCGATTATCGTTGGTTTTAATGTTAGACCGGATAAAAACGCATCTGACTTGGCTTCACGCGACAGCGTAGATTTGCGCACATATCGTATTATATACGAATGCATAGGAGAAATCGAAGCCGCAATGAAAGGCCTGCTTGCTCCGAAATTCGTCGAAAATGTTATAGGAAGAGCGGAAGTCAGACAGACGATCCGCGTTCCGAATATCGGTATAATCGCGGGCAGCTATGTCCTTGACGGAAAAGTGACACGAAACGCGCAAATCCGCGTTCTGCGTGACAATATAGTAATTTTCGAAGATAAAATTTCCTCACTCAGACGCTTTAAAGACGACGCGAAGGAAGTTGCCACAGGATATGAATGCGGTATCGCTCTCGAGCGTTTCAGCGACATAAAAGAAGGCGATATACTCGAAGCCTTCATTATGGAAGAGATTGCAAAATAA
- the rbfA gene encoding 30S ribosome-binding factor RbfA, which yields MANYRAGRINESVAHELNDILRDVKDPRITDSLVTINAADVTRDLKQAKVYFGCITGDPETIRKGLDSAKGFMRRELAARLNLRMTPDLSFFHDISAEHGANIARILKKIESDNVTSENKITGNTDSDDLKQ from the coding sequence ATGGCAAATTACAGAGCCGGACGAATTAACGAGAGCGTCGCACATGAATTAAACGACATTCTGCGCGACGTCAAGGATCCCAGAATAACGGACAGCCTTGTCACGATTAACGCTGCCGACGTAACCCGCGACCTCAAACAGGCAAAGGTTTACTTTGGCTGTATCACGGGAGATCCCGAGACAATTAGAAAAGGGCTTGACAGCGCCAAGGGCTTCATGAGACGCGAGCTTGCCGCAAGGCTTAATCTCCGCATGACGCCCGATCTCTCGTTTTTTCATGACATATCCGCGGAACATGGTGCGAATATCGCTCGCATATTGAAAAAGATCGAATCCGATAATGTGACCTCGGAAAACAAGATCACCGGAAATACCGATTCCGATGATCTGAAACAATAA
- a CDS encoding DHH family phosphoesterase has protein sequence MVQNDFYDAFKASLSDPTFDRIYVLSHLNPDGDAVGSACALTYLLRLSGKKALYFTETPDHKYAYLSDAWNSDRYGGLFAPEHFITTDTTGFSRLSKLPDGFSHENEFELLLSFVIDHHKCNSFSCTHKLVLSEKAAAGEIIFDLYKNCGIGFDEYSAAAIYTAIATDTGCFRYANTRASSFLCAAELCEFAPGGSFYEINKIHFETKSFKKIKIESYAVENAIFRINGALVFSVFDSSERARLSITDIELEGVVSMLRQIEGVRAAFVLKQQPSGEFKVSVRTDYTAAFGGINAAELCACFSGGGHDAAAGCSLSGAPDEIIDLLESAAVKTMNSKNASV, from the coding sequence ATGGTACAAAACGATTTTTACGACGCGTTCAAAGCATCTCTTTCCGATCCGACGTTTGACCGCATATATGTCCTTTCACACCTAAATCCGGACGGCGACGCGGTCGGAAGCGCTTGCGCGCTTACATACCTGCTCAGATTGTCAGGAAAAAAAGCGCTTTATTTCACCGAAACGCCTGATCATAAATATGCATATCTCTCCGACGCATGGAATTCGGACCGTTACGGCGGTTTATTTGCGCCGGAGCATTTCATAACTACCGACACCACAGGATTTTCTCGCTTATCAAAGCTTCCCGACGGTTTTTCCCACGAAAATGAATTCGAATTACTCTTATCCTTCGTGATCGATCATCATAAGTGCAATTCGTTTTCATGCACACATAAGCTGGTTTTATCAGAAAAAGCAGCCGCTGGAGAAATAATATTCGATTTGTATAAAAATTGCGGAATAGGTTTCGATGAATATTCGGCCGCCGCTATTTATACCGCTATCGCAACCGATACCGGCTGTTTCAGATATGCCAACACCCGAGCCTCATCCTTTTTATGCGCTGCCGAGCTGTGCGAATTCGCTCCGGGCGGATCGTTTTACGAAATAAATAAAATTCATTTTGAGACAAAGTCTTTTAAAAAGATCAAAATCGAATCCTACGCAGTAGAAAACGCTATTTTCCGCATTAACGGCGCTCTTGTATTTTCTGTCTTCGACAGCTCCGAGCGTGCCAGGCTCTCGATAACCGATATTGAGCTTGAGGGCGTTGTTTCTATGCTGCGTCAGATAGAGGGCGTGCGCGCCGCGTTCGTTTTAAAACAACAGCCGTCCGGCGAATTCAAGGTTTCAGTCAGGACGGATTACACTGCGGCCTTCGGCGGTATTAACGCGGCCGAGCTGTGCGCCTGCTTTTCGGGCGGGGGACATGACGCCGCGGCCGGTTGTTCGCTCTCCGGAGCTCCGGACGAAATTATTGATCTGCTTGAATCGGCGGCAGTAAAGACAATGAACAGCAAGAACGCTTCGGTTTGA
- a CDS encoding Maf family protein: protein MKLILASASPRRKELLESCGIKFTIVKSDVNEALPDSISPENAVMTLAERKAAAVLSEYNDVNRIILGADTIVYQNSRIIGKPRDRAEAFSVLRSLSGSRHSVYTGVALLSFYGNTNTILKDIRYEKTDVFFRELTDDEINEYIDNFPPYDKAGAYGIQDGAALFVRHIDGDYNNVIGLPLYLLGEMLKKFKQKSENALQAGDTRLL, encoded by the coding sequence ATGAAGCTGATTCTCGCTTCCGCTTCGCCCAGACGAAAGGAACTCCTTGAAAGCTGCGGGATTAAATTTACAATCGTCAAATCAGATGTAAATGAAGCTCTGCCGGATTCAATTTCGCCGGAAAACGCAGTAATGACGCTTGCAGAACGAAAAGCCGCAGCGGTTTTATCTGAATATAATGACGTAAACCGGATTATCCTCGGCGCGGATACAATTGTATATCAAAACTCAAGAATCATCGGCAAGCCGCGCGATCGTGCGGAAGCTTTTTCCGTTCTCCGCTCGCTTTCCGGTTCCCGCCATTCCGTATACACAGGAGTTGCTCTACTTTCTTTTTACGGAAATACAAACACAATATTAAAAGATATTCGCTATGAGAAGACTGATGTATTTTTCCGCGAGCTGACTGACGATGAGATCAACGAATATATAGATAATTTCCCGCCCTACGATAAAGCCGGCGCGTACGGCATACAGGACGGCGCGGCGCTGTTTGTACGTCATATCGACGGCGATTATAACAATGTGATTGGTCTGCCGCTTTATCTGTTAGGAGAAATGCTGAAGAAATTCAAGCAAAAAAGTGAAAATGCTCTGCAGGCGGGGGATACGCGGCTTCTTTGA
- a CDS encoding acetate kinase: MKILVVNAGSSSLKYQLFDMSIKDIIAKGICERISGEKKGSDATITHTTIGKDKIKKDYPMPSHKEAMQAVIEMLLDKEIGCISSMDDISAVGHRIVHGGPYFKESVLVDANVIEDLNKCIDLAPLHTLPHLQGIAGCTSVMPKTPQVVVFDTAFHSTMPEEAFMYSIPYSMYENYKIRRYGFHGTSHRYVSKKAYDFLKLDPNNSKIITCHIGNGSSITAIKNGKVIDTSMGFTPLEGIMMGTRCGSMDPAIVPFIMKKEGYTPDEMNDFMNKKCGVLGVSEISSDLRDIEAAIISKNERAMLTARIMSYGIKKYIGAYTAAMNGLDAVIFTAGVGENTPVIRFLAMSDLDCFGIVIDSDINVITTHKPNEVIISKPESKVPVVVIPTNEELVIAEETQDVVGSKRKYIRKF, encoded by the coding sequence ATGAAAATTCTTGTGGTTAATGCGGGAAGCTCGTCTCTGAAATACCAGCTTTTCGACATGAGTATCAAAGACATCATAGCGAAAGGTATATGCGAGCGTATCAGCGGCGAGAAAAAAGGCAGTGATGCCACAATAACGCATACCACTATCGGTAAGGATAAGATCAAAAAAGATTATCCGATGCCATCTCACAAAGAAGCCATGCAGGCCGTCATAGAAATGCTTCTTGATAAAGAAATTGGCTGCATATCATCGATGGATGACATATCCGCCGTCGGACACCGAATAGTCCATGGCGGTCCGTACTTCAAGGAATCGGTGCTTGTGGACGCAAATGTTATCGAAGATCTTAACAAGTGTATTGATCTCGCGCCGCTTCACACGCTCCCTCATCTTCAGGGAATCGCCGGCTGCACATCGGTAATGCCCAAAACGCCGCAGGTGGTGGTTTTTGACACCGCATTCCATTCCACTATGCCGGAAGAAGCGTTCATGTATTCGATACCTTATTCGATGTATGAAAATTATAAGATCCGCCGTTACGGCTTTCACGGTACGAGCCACAGATATGTTTCCAAAAAGGCATATGATTTTCTGAAGCTCGATCCCAATAATTCTAAAATTATCACCTGCCATATCGGCAACGGCTCTTCAATAACCGCGATAAAAAACGGCAAGGTCATTGACACAAGCATGGGCTTTACTCCTCTTGAAGGAATTATGATGGGTACTCGCTGCGGATCAATGGATCCAGCCATAGTTCCGTTCATCATGAAAAAAGAAGGCTATACGCCTGATGAGATGAATGATTTCATGAACAAAAAATGCGGAGTTCTCGGTGTGTCAGAAATATCCAGCGACCTCAGAGACATCGAAGCCGCGATTATAAGCAAAAACGAACGCGCCATGCTCACCGCAAGGATAATGTCATATGGAATCAAGAAGTATATCGGCGCATACACCGCCGCGATGAACGGTCTTGACGCCGTCATATTTACCGCAGGCGTCGGAGAGAACACGCCGGTTATCCGCTTCCTCGCAATGTCCGATCTCGATTGCTTCGGCATAGTGATTGACTCTGATATAAACGTCATAACCACGCATAAACCAAACGAGGTTATAATATCAAAGCCTGAATCCAAGGTTCCTGTCGTTGTCATACCGACAAACGAAGAGCTTGTCATAGCCGAAGAAACTCAAGATGTTGTCGGATCTAAAAGAAAGTATATCCGTAAATTCTGA